One genomic segment of Scylla paramamosain isolate STU-SP2022 chromosome 11, ASM3559412v1, whole genome shotgun sequence includes these proteins:
- the LOC135105121 gene encoding ankyrin repeat and SOCS box protein 14-like isoform X4: protein MLLSAGADPNMTKGDSWNVPLHAATENNSVEIVRALLDGGADPNIIAYKNTTALHAAAEVGALEVAQLLLEKGGMLNTSRDTSELTALHCLCFNYSQNCEAVYNDMLDLFLSHDCDFDAQMNDGTTPLMLAVQMCWDWAVERLLDEGADVYVMKSNNILVLHFAIQYSGGPADERFPLSSFFTSENPWTCFEFRDEEEENTTVLEKILSLTYPSRIPRQGYSVFHLAIRWKRYKGLRILMDDDLNPDEFLQEMDSAIIDCDESCAVPLIVEINTSLDTPLGFLLFQSLSRGVVDAAKYMIDKGSCINALKPGVLPPLVAALKNRYPGAYEAGGLGQEILQYLLDRGVDIMYRTREKDLLPAALNVSSLFNVVGFFRLLQHGVPAHRIYTPGILYGLLHHYQDVPLYKAYKMFPWLVVSWIRTANLFIPQLSIGTIETFNTDWNVSDENLTQAWQELETLVATPKSLQHLCVLKVRCVLGEMRGWEKLQDSLKKLHAHTMMPDPILDLLHLRWVKTNTLQLTPPASSRHLYITTKSSQSSSDEEEL from the exons CAACAGAGAACAATAGTGTGGAGATTGTGAGGGCATTGCTTGATGGTGGTGCTGACCCAAATATAATTGCCTACAAAAACACAACAGCTCTCCATGCTGCTGCAGAGGTG GGAGCCCTGGAGGTGGCGCAGCTTCTCTTGGAAAAGGGTGGAATGCTCAACACCAGCCGTGACACAAGTGAACTCACAGCCCTTCACTGCCTCTGCTTCAACTACAGCCAAAACTGTGAGGCTGTCTACAATGACATGCTggacctcttcctctcccacgaTTGTGATTTCGATGCACA GATGAATGATGGCACAACGCCCCTGATGCTGGCAGTGCAGATGTGCTGGGACTGGGCAGTGGAGCGGCTGCTGGATGAAGGAGCAGATGTTTATGTCATGAAGTCCAATAACATACTGGTGCTTCATTTTGCTATTCAGTATTCGGGTGGTCCAGCAGACGAAAggttccccctctcctccttttttacaTCAGAGAATCCATGGACATGCTT TGAATttagagatgaggaggaagaaaatacgaCTGTCCTTGAGAAGATCTTGAGTCTCACATACCCATCTAGAATTCCACGACAAGGATACAGTGTCTTCCACTTGGCCATCCGGTGGAAGAG GTACAAAGGCCTCCGCATCCTGATGGATGATGATCTTAATCCTGATGAGTTCCTGCAAGAAATGGACAGTGCCATTATTGATTGTGATGAGAGTTGTGCG GTGCCTCTTATTGTAGAAATCAACACATCCCTCGACACTCCATTGggatttctcctcttccaatcTCTCAGTCGAGGAGTTGTGGATGCAGCGAAGTACATGATTGACAAAG GCAGCTGCATCAATGCTCTCAAGCCTGGTGTGCTCCCTCCCCTGGTGGCAGCTCTCAAGAACCGCTACCCAGGGGCCTATGAAGCAGGTGGTCTGGGTCAGGAGATCCTTCAATATCTGCTGGACCGAGGGGTTGACATCATGTACAGAACAAG GGAGAAGGACTTGCTTCCTGCTGCCCTCAATGTGTCCTCACTCTTCAATGTGGTGGGCTTTTTCCGGCTGCTACAACATGGAGTTCCTGCTCATCGTATATACACCCCTGGAATCCTTTATGGCCTCCTGCACCACTACCAGGATGTCCC ATTATACAAGGCTTACAAGATGTTTCCTTGGCTGGTGGTGTCCTGGATACGCACTGCTAACCTCTTCATCCCACAATTGTCTATTGGTACCATTGAGACTTTTAACACAGACTGGAATGTGTCTGATGAAAACCTCACACAAGCTTGGCAGGAGCTGGAGACACTCGTTG CAACTCCTAAAAGTCTCCAGCATTTGTGTGTGCTGAAGGTGCGTTGTGTACTGGGTGAGATGAGAGGCTGGGAGAAGCTGCAGGACTCCTTGAAAAAGCTACATGCCCACACAATGATGCCAGATCCCATTCTTGATTTGCTGCACTTGAGATGG GTGAAGACAAACACATTACAACTTACTCCTCCAGCCAGCTCCAGGCACCTTTATATAACTACCAAGTCATCACAGAGTAGTAGTGATGAAGAAGAACTCTAA